A genomic region of Staphylococcus roterodami contains the following coding sequences:
- a CDS encoding HAD family hydrolase, giving the protein MDLNQIKAVVFDLEGTLLDRVKSREKFIEEQYERFHDYLIHVQLADFKKAFIELDDDEDNDKPDLYKEIIKRFHVDRLTWKDLFSDFEMHFYRYVFPYYDTLYTLEKLSQEGYQIGVIANGKSKIKQFRLHSLGLMHVINYLSTSETVGFRKPHPKIFEDMINQLDVPPEDIMYVGDDALNDVAPARAMGMISVWYKQEDAEIEPLEEEVDFTITTVEQLLTILPIKNDNKGDNYGSIY; this is encoded by the coding sequence ATGGATTTGAATCAAATTAAAGCAGTGGTATTTGATTTAGAAGGTACTTTGTTGGATAGGGTTAAGTCTAGAGAGAAATTTATCGAAGAACAATACGAAAGATTTCATGATTATTTAATCCATGTTCAACTTGCAGATTTTAAAAAAGCATTTATAGAGCTTGATGACGATGAAGATAATGATAAACCTGATTTATATAAAGAAATCATTAAACGATTCCATGTAGATAGATTAACTTGGAAAGACCTCTTTAGCGATTTTGAAATGCACTTTTATCGTTATGTATTTCCTTATTACGATACATTATATACATTAGAAAAGTTGTCTCAAGAAGGCTATCAAATTGGTGTTATAGCTAATGGTAAATCAAAAATTAAGCAATTCCGTTTACATTCATTAGGTCTAATGCATGTGATTAATTATTTATCAACTTCAGAAACAGTAGGGTTTCGTAAACCACATCCTAAAATATTTGAAGATATGATTAATCAACTCGACGTTCCACCTGAAGACATTATGTATGTGGGTGATGATGCATTGAATGATGTAGCGCCAGCAAGAGCGATGGGGATGATCAGTGTTTGGTATAAGCAAGAAGATGCAGAGATTGAACCCCTCGAAGAAGAAGTGGATTTCACAATAACGACAGTTGAACAATTATTAACTATTTTACCTATAAAAAATGACAATAAAGGAGATAATTATGGATCTATTTACTAG
- the mnhA2 gene encoding Na+/H+ antiporter Mnh2 subunit A — protein sequence MSLVYLLIAILVIMAVILVTVSHRSMANYTGYIALIAPVLSSFYFLIQIPSVIKQQYISVSIPWLTALDINLELRLDGLSLMFALIISIIGIAVFFYATQYLSSRKDNLPRFYFYLTLFMFSMIGIVLSNNTIMMYVFWELTSVSSFLLISYWYNNGDSQFGALQSFMITVFGGLALLIGFIMLYIMTGTNTISDILAQADHIKNHVLFIPMIFMFLLGAFTKSAQFPFHIWLPKAMAAPTPVSAYLHSATMVKAGIFLLLRFTPVLGLSNLYIYIVTIVGLTTMLFGSITALKQWDLKGILAYSTISQLGMIMALVGVGGGFAQHPHDELSTIYSFTLFAALFHLMNHAIFKCALFMGVGILDHEAGSRDIRILSGMRHLFPKINIVMTIAALSMAGVPFLNGFLSKEMFLDVLTKAGQLPQFNFGLMIMLVMIGVIASIFTFTYALYMIKEVFWGKYDTSVCTKKNIHEPWTFSFPAILLTVLIPLIFFIPNIFGQSIIVPALGAVSGIGQQINQITPHISQWHGFNLPFILTLIIILVGLIMALKVDWKRIISGKIQQISVSKGYEIVYRQFEKFGTKTLKRIMQDRLNQYIIITLSIFMIIIGYGYIRIGFPKVHQLHVSEFGPMEIILAIVTVIIGMSLIFIRQRLTMVILNGVIGFVVTLFFIVMKAPDLALTQLVVETITTILFIVSFSRLPNVPRSKVNIKRETIKIVVSLLMAIIVVSLIFIAQQADGLSSISDFYHKADKLTGGKNIVNAILGDFRALDTLFEGLVLIITGLGIYTLLNYQDRRGQDERE from the coding sequence ATGAGTTTGGTTTATTTATTAATAGCTATATTAGTTATTATGGCTGTGATTTTAGTAACTGTTAGTCATCGTTCTATGGCTAACTATACAGGTTATATCGCGCTTATTGCACCTGTTTTATCATCTTTTTACTTTTTAATTCAAATACCATCTGTGATAAAGCAACAATATATTTCTGTTTCAATACCGTGGCTTACTGCATTAGATATTAATTTAGAATTGCGCTTAGATGGTTTGAGTTTAATGTTTGCGCTTATTATTTCAATTATAGGAATCGCTGTTTTCTTCTACGCAACACAGTATTTATCCTCTCGAAAAGATAATTTACCAAGGTTTTATTTTTATTTAACGCTGTTCATGTTTAGTATGATTGGCATCGTGCTGTCTAATAATACGATAATGATGTATGTATTTTGGGAATTAACGAGTGTGTCGTCATTTCTTTTAATCTCATACTGGTATAACAATGGTGACAGTCAATTTGGCGCATTGCAATCATTTATGATTACTGTATTTGGAGGATTAGCATTATTAATTGGCTTTATCATGTTATATATAATGACTGGAACAAACACTATATCTGACATATTAGCTCAAGCAGATCATATTAAAAATCATGTGTTATTTATTCCGATGATTTTCATGTTCTTACTAGGAGCTTTTACAAAGTCTGCACAATTTCCGTTTCACATTTGGTTGCCTAAAGCTATGGCTGCACCAACGCCAGTGAGTGCTTATTTACACTCTGCCACGATGGTTAAAGCAGGTATATTTTTATTACTTAGATTTACGCCGGTATTAGGGTTAAGTAATTTGTACATATATATTGTGACGATTGTTGGCTTAACGACAATGTTGTTTGGATCGATAACAGCTTTAAAACAATGGGATTTAAAAGGAATTTTAGCTTATTCTACCATTAGCCAGTTAGGAATGATTATGGCTTTGGTTGGCGTTGGTGGCGGTTTTGCACAACATCCACATGATGAACTATCTACAATTTATTCATTTACCTTGTTTGCAGCGTTATTTCATTTAATGAACCATGCAATTTTTAAATGCGCACTATTCATGGGTGTTGGTATTTTAGATCATGAAGCAGGTTCTAGAGATATTAGAATTTTAAGTGGGATGCGTCATTTATTCCCAAAAATCAATATTGTTATGACAATTGCTGCTTTATCTATGGCGGGTGTACCATTCTTAAATGGATTTTTAAGTAAGGAAATGTTTCTAGATGTTTTAACAAAGGCAGGCCAGTTACCTCAATTTAATTTCGGACTGATGATTATGTTAGTTATGATCGGTGTTATTGCGAGCATATTTACATTCACATATGCGCTTTACATGATTAAAGAAGTATTCTGGGGAAAGTACGATACGTCAGTTTGTACTAAAAAAAATATACACGAACCTTGGACGTTTAGTTTTCCAGCAATCCTATTAACAGTACTTATACCTTTAATATTTTTCATTCCAAACATCTTTGGACAATCCATCATTGTACCGGCATTAGGAGCAGTTTCTGGAATAGGACAACAAATTAATCAAATCACTCCACATATATCACAATGGCATGGATTTAATTTACCATTCATATTGACGTTAATTATTATTTTAGTTGGACTTATAATGGCGTTGAAAGTTGACTGGAAAAGAATTATATCTGGAAAAATACAACAGATTTCAGTTTCAAAAGGGTATGAAATTGTTTATCGACAATTTGAAAAATTTGGTACGAAGACCTTAAAACGAATTATGCAAGATCGCTTAAATCAATATATAATCATTACTTTATCTATTTTTATGATTATTATCGGATATGGCTATATCCGTATAGGCTTTCCTAAAGTACATCAATTACATGTTTCTGAATTTGGTCCTATGGAAATCATTTTGGCAATCGTTACTGTCATTATAGGTATGTCATTGATTTTTATTCGTCAAAGACTGACGATGGTAATTTTAAATGGTGTTATAGGTTTTGTTGTAACTTTATTCTTTATCGTTATGAAGGCACCAGATTTAGCATTGACTCAACTTGTAGTTGAAACGATTACGACAATATTATTTATTGTTAGCTTTTCAAGGTTGCCAAACGTACCAAGGTCTAAAGTGAATATAAAAAGAGAAACTATCAAAATTGTTGTATCTCTATTGATGGCAATTATAGTTGTATCACTTATTTTTATTGCGCAACAAGCAGATGGTCTATCATCGATATCAGATTTTTACCATAAAGCTGATAAATTAACAGGTGGTAAAAATATTGTAAATGCGATACTAGGTGATTTTAGAGCATTAGATACGCTGTTTGAAGGATTAGTATTGATTATTACTGGACTAGGTATTTACACATTATTAAATTATCAAGATCGGAGGGGACAAGATGAAAGAGAATGA
- a CDS encoding iron ABC transporter permease produces the protein MTFYKTILSWIVILIVTSAIYLFWQLGSINDPFNQSILMNVRVPRLIEALLTGMILTVSGLIFQTVLNNALADSFTLGLASGATFGSGLALFLGLTTLWIPIFSVVFSLITLLIVLLITSILSRGYPVRILILCGLMIGALFNSLLYFLILLKPRQLNTIANYLFGGFGDAEYSNVSVITFVFIVGLCGIILILNQLKLLQLGELKSQSLGLNVQIITFIALCLASMMTAINVAYVGIIGFIGMIIPQLIKKWQWRQTLGRQLTLNSIIGGQTMVIADFIGSHLLSPIQIPASIIIALIGIPVLFYMLISQSKQLH, from the coding sequence ATGACATTTTATAAAACTATATTAAGTTGGATTGTTATATTAATAGTAACATCTGCCATATATTTGTTTTGGCAATTAGGCAGTATCAATGACCCATTTAATCAATCCATATTAATGAATGTGAGAGTGCCAAGGCTTATCGAGGCATTGTTAACAGGTATGATATTAACTGTTTCAGGATTAATCTTTCAAACAGTATTAAATAATGCATTAGCTGATAGTTTTACGTTAGGTTTAGCAAGTGGTGCAACATTTGGTTCAGGATTGGCATTATTTCTAGGATTAACTACATTGTGGATTCCCATATTTTCAGTAGTATTTAGCTTAATTACATTATTAATCGTCCTTTTAATAACTTCAATATTAAGCCGTGGGTATCCAGTTAGAATACTAATTTTATGTGGTTTAATGATTGGTGCTTTATTTAATTCTTTACTATATTTTCTAATTTTATTAAAACCACGACAATTAAACACGATTGCCAATTATTTATTTGGTGGTTTTGGTGATGCTGAATATTCAAATGTATCAGTGATTACATTTGTATTTATAGTAGGACTATGTGGCATTATTTTAATACTCAATCAGCTTAAATTACTTCAATTAGGAGAGTTGAAAAGCCAATCATTAGGTTTAAATGTACAAATTATAACATTCATAGCGTTATGTTTAGCTTCAATGATGACCGCAATCAATGTTGCTTATGTTGGTATTATTGGGTTTATAGGTATGATTATTCCACAGTTGATTAAAAAATGGCAATGGCGACAAACTTTAGGACGACAGTTAACGTTGAATAGTATCATTGGTGGACAAACTATGGTTATAGCTGATTTTATAGGAAGTCATTTATTATCACCGATACAAATTCCTGCAAGTATTATTATTGCACTAATAGGTATACCAGTTTTATTTTACATGTTAATATCTCAGTCGAAACAGTTACACTAG
- the sarA gene encoding global transcriptional regulator SarA, which translates to MAITKINDCFELLSMVTYADKLKSLIKKEFSISFEEFAVLTYISENKEKEYYLKDIINHLNYKQPQVVKAVKILSQEDYFDKKRNEHDERTVLILVNAQQRKKIESLLTRVNKRITEANNEIEL; encoded by the coding sequence ATGGCAATTACAAAAATTAATGATTGCTTTGAGTTATTATCAATGGTAACTTATGCTGACAAATTAAAAAGTTTAATTAAAAAGGAATTTTCAATTAGCTTTGAAGAATTCGCTGTATTGACATATATCAGTGAAAACAAAGAAAAAGAATACTATCTTAAAGATATTATTAACCACTTAAACTACAAACAACCACAAGTTGTTAAAGCAGTTAAAATTTTATCACAAGAAGACTACTTCGATAAAAAACGTAATGAGCATGACGAAAGAACTGTTTTAATTCTTGTTAATGCACAACAACGTAAAAAAATCGAGTCATTATTAACTCGAGTAAATAAACGAATCACTGAAGCAAATAACGAAATTGAATTGTAA
- the mnhB2 gene encoding Na+/H+ antiporter Mnh2 subunit B: protein MKENDVVLKTVTKLVVFILLTFGFYVFFAGHNNPGGGFIGGLIFSSAFILMFLAFDVDEVLKSLPIDFRVLMIVGALVSSMTAIIPTFFGKPFLSQYETTWALPILGQIHVSTITLFELGILFSVVGVIVTVMLSLSGGRS, encoded by the coding sequence ATGAAAGAGAATGATGTTGTATTAAAAACTGTTACTAAACTAGTTGTATTTATATTATTGACTTTCGGATTCTATGTCTTCTTTGCCGGTCACAATAATCCAGGTGGCGGTTTTATTGGTGGATTGATATTTAGTTCAGCATTTATATTAATGTTTCTTGCATTTGATGTTGATGAAGTTTTAAAAAGTTTGCCAATTGATTTCAGAGTATTAATGATAGTTGGAGCATTGGTATCTTCTATGACAGCTATTATACCGACATTTTTTGGAAAGCCATTCTTATCTCAATATGAAACAACCTGGGCGCTTCCTATTTTAGGACAAATCCATGTGTCTACAATAACGCTATTTGAATTAGGCATATTATTCTCTGTAGTCGGTGTTATTGTCACTGTAATGTTGTCACTTAGTGGAGGTAGGTCATGA
- a CDS encoding DUF2922 domain-containing protein, translated as MTKTLELSFKSASDKPVKLQLPQLNNLVTEQIARDSMNALVGLNILQSNSGAITKVHAAQIVDKTTTVLFEDKK; from the coding sequence ATGACTAAAACGCTTGAATTAAGTTTTAAATCTGCATCTGACAAACCAGTCAAATTACAATTACCTCAATTGAACAATCTCGTAACAGAGCAAATTGCACGAGATAGTATGAACGCTTTAGTAGGTTTAAACATATTACAATCTAATAGTGGCGCAATTACAAAAGTACATGCTGCTCAAATTGTTGATAAAACAACAACTGTATTATTCGAAGATAAGAAATAG
- the mnhC2 gene encoding Na+/H+ antiporter Mnh2 subunit C has protein sequence MNLILLLVIGFLVFIGTYMILSINLIRIVIGISIYTHAGNLIIMSMGTYGSNKSEPLITSGNQLFVDPLLQAIVLTAIVIGFGMTAFLLVLVYRTYRVTKEDEIDGLRGDDDAK, from the coding sequence ATGAATTTAATATTATTATTAGTTATAGGATTTTTAGTGTTTATTGGAACATACATGATTTTATCTATTAATTTAATACGTATTGTCATTGGTATATCAATTTACACGCATGCAGGCAATTTAATTATTATGAGTATGGGGACTTACGGTTCTAACAAATCTGAGCCACTGATTACAAGTGGAAATCAATTATTTGTAGATCCATTACTGCAAGCAATTGTACTTACTGCGATTGTTATTGGATTTGGTATGACTGCCTTTTTACTTGTGCTTGTTTACAGAACGTACAGAGTAACGAAAGAAGATGAAATTGATGGTTTAAGGGGGGATGACGATGCTAAGTAA
- a CDS encoding DMT family transporter — MLLLYLLGIIVGMLIPIQTSVNSRLSLYTKSPFYTSLISFSVGTLCLIILNIIINPEVFTTHFYSNQTYNYTWIFGGILGVSFLTGNLLLLPRLGATLTVIATVAGQIIMGVLIDTFGLFGASIHEFNFIKAFGVLLLLFGIILMNQFNKNNLLLVNQNHIILWLILGFIFGFFPPIQTAINSTLAYNTHSPAFASLVSFSVGTITLFILTIILNRSLKISIKHEQFGNLKPIYFVGGILGMAFVTANIILMPHLGAALTTMIGMFGQILMGILIDHFGLFGSPKITMTLRKSIGLLSIISGIILLRLF, encoded by the coding sequence ATGCTTTTACTTTATCTTTTAGGTATTATTGTTGGAATGCTTATCCCTATTCAAACATCAGTTAATTCGAGATTATCACTTTATACTAAATCACCTTTCTATACATCATTAATTTCATTTTCAGTTGGGACATTATGTTTAATCATTTTAAATATTATAATTAATCCAGAAGTGTTTACGACTCATTTTTATAGTAATCAAACGTATAATTACACATGGATTTTTGGCGGAATATTAGGTGTTAGTTTTTTAACTGGAAATTTATTATTGTTGCCAAGGTTAGGTGCAACATTAACTGTTATTGCCACTGTAGCAGGACAAATTATAATGGGTGTCCTCATTGATACTTTTGGCTTATTCGGTGCTTCTATCCATGAATTTAATTTTATAAAAGCATTTGGAGTCTTATTGTTACTTTTCGGGATAATATTAATGAACCAATTTAATAAAAACAACTTATTATTAGTAAATCAAAATCATATAATATTATGGTTAATTCTTGGTTTTATATTCGGATTCTTTCCACCAATTCAAACTGCCATTAATAGTACCCTTGCCTACAATACGCATTCACCAGCATTCGCTTCACTCGTTTCTTTTTCAGTTGGGACAATAACGTTATTTATTTTAACCATTATTCTTAATCGCTCATTAAAAATATCTATAAAACATGAACAATTTGGTAATTTGAAACCTATTTATTTCGTCGGCGGAATTCTTGGTATGGCATTTGTAACAGCTAATATTATATTGATGCCCCACTTAGGTGCAGCATTGACCACAATGATCGGTATGTTTGGACAAATTTTAATGGGTATATTGATTGATCATTTTGGATTATTTGGTTCACCAAAAATTACTATGACATTAAGAAAATCAATTGGTTTGTTAAGTATCATATCCGGTATCATACTTTTGAGATTATTTTAA
- a CDS encoding DUF1659 domain-containing protein, translating into MSKTNHITIVLSMTTTDVNGKQIEYKRRFANIIPEATNDQIKAFSKIIERLTGESYSNIEVIKSFSI; encoded by the coding sequence ATGAGTAAAACTAACCACATTACAATTGTCTTATCTATGACAACAACGGACGTAAATGGCAAACAAATAGAATATAAACGTCGATTTGCCAACATTATCCCTGAAGCAACAAACGACCAAATCAAAGCATTTAGCAAAATCATCGAAAGACTTACTGGCGAATCTTACAGTAATATCGAAGTTATCAAATCATTCTCAATTTAA
- a CDS encoding tyrosine-type recombinase/integrase, translated as MNKVEAIKKNEDITKMYQVLKHKSERDYLFFKLAIHSGLKVTDLLGLTVAQVKILIDDCRLSELCKAHYHSLIKIKLPESLAKELLHYIKRKNLSDEDFLFQSLRTNQILSRQQAYRIIHKAAKEANIEHVGLTTLRKTFAFHAYQKGIPIVIIQKYLGHQSTIETLNFIGIENDCDHSIYITLNL; from the coding sequence ATGAATAAAGTAGAGGCAATTAAGAAAAATGAAGATATTACCAAAATGTATCAAGTACTCAAACATAAGTCAGAACGGGATTATTTATTTTTTAAGTTAGCAATTCATAGTGGATTAAAAGTAACTGATTTATTGGGGCTCACAGTTGCACAAGTAAAAATACTTATTGATGATTGTAGGTTATCGGAATTGTGTAAAGCACATTATCATTCGTTGATTAAAATAAAATTACCAGAATCCTTAGCTAAGGAATTACTGCATTATATTAAGCGGAAAAATTTGTCGGATGAAGATTTTCTATTCCAATCATTACGAACAAATCAAATACTTTCTAGACAACAGGCGTATAGAATTATTCACAAGGCTGCAAAAGAAGCTAATATTGAACATGTGGGTTTAACGACGCTCCGTAAGACATTTGCTTTTCACGCATATCAAAAGGGAATACCAATAGTGATTATTCAAAAATATTTAGGACATCAATCGACTATAGAAACATTGAATTTTATAGGGATAGAAAATGACTGTGATCACAGTATTTATATCACATTAAATTTATAA
- a CDS encoding helical backbone metal receptor, with product MKKSLIAFILIFVLVLSACGNNDDKHESDKKEASKTPYHRIVSLMPSNTEILYELGLGKYIVGVSTVDDYPKDVKNGKKQFDALNLNKEELLKAKPDLILAHESQKATANKVLSSLEKQGIKVVYVIDAQSINETYDTFKQIGKLTNRDKQAEQLVEETKDNIDKVIASIPAHHKKSKVFIEVSSKPEIYTAGQHTFFNDMLEKLEAQNIYNDIDGWQPVTKESIIKKNPDILISTEAKTRSDYMNIIKKRGGFNKINAVKNTRIEVVNGDEVSRPGPRIDEGLKELRDAIYRK from the coding sequence GTGAAGAAATCGTTAATTGCTTTTATATTAATATTTGTACTTGTTTTGAGTGCTTGTGGTAATAATGATGACAAACATGAAAGTGATAAGAAGGAAGCGTCTAAAACGCCTTATCATAGAATTGTGTCGTTAATGCCTAGTAATACAGAAATTTTATATGAATTAGGGTTGGGTAAATACATAGTAGGTGTTTCTACTGTTGATGATTATCCGAAAGATGTTAAAAATGGTAAAAAACAATTCGATGCCTTGAATCTAAATAAAGAAGAACTTTTAAAGGCAAAGCCAGATTTAATTCTTGCGCATGAGTCGCAAAAGGCAACGGCTAATAAAGTGTTGTCATCATTAGAGAAACAAGGTATTAAGGTTGTTTATGTAATAGATGCACAATCGATTAATGAAACATATGATACGTTTAAACAAATTGGTAAATTAACTAACCGTGACAAACAGGCTGAACAACTTGTCGAGGAAACTAAGGATAATATTGATAAAGTCATAGCCTCGATTCCAGCACATCATAAAAAATCTAAAGTATTTATTGAAGTATCATCAAAACCTGAAATATATACAGCAGGGCAGCATACATTCTTCAATGATATGTTAGAAAAGTTAGAAGCTCAAAATATTTATAATGATATAGATGGTTGGCAGCCTGTTACGAAAGAAAGCATTATAAAAAAGAATCCGGATATTTTAATTTCTACTGAAGCTAAAACAAGATCAGATTATATGAATATCATCAAAAAAAGAGGCGGGTTTAATAAAATTAATGCCGTTAAAAATACACGTATTGAAGTTGTAAATGGCGATGAAGTTTCAAGACCCGGTCCACGCATTGATGAAGGTTTAAAAGAATTAAGAGATGCAATCTATAGAAAATAA
- a CDS encoding alpha/beta hydrolase, with protein sequence MNKVTINPQIQLTYQMKGKGEPIILLHGLDGNLAGFEDLQHQLATSFKVISYDLRGHGKSSKSESYELNDHVEDLKILMEKLNIHEAHILGHDLGGVVAKLFTDKYAYRVKSLTTIAAKKDDLIHSFTQLLIKYQDEIAGFNKSEAYILLFSKLFKNQENTMKWYQKQKLYSTKSEDDSAAAIRSLILHKDEPIYMKKRTCVPTLLINGEHDPLIQDKLHFKLEAHFLNVTKKIFDHSGHAPHIEEPKAFLEYYLNFIKDIS encoded by the coding sequence ATGAATAAAGTCACTATTAATCCTCAAATCCAATTAACTTATCAAATGAAGGGTAAAGGGGAACCAATTATTTTGTTACACGGCTTAGATGGTAATTTAGCTGGATTTGAAGATTTACAGCATCAACTTGCAACATCATTTAAAGTTATTAGTTATGATTTAAGAGGTCACGGTAAGTCTTCTAAAAGTGAATCATACGAATTAAACGATCACGTTGAGGATTTGAAAATTTTAATGGAGAAATTAAATATTCATGAGGCACACATACTTGGACATGATTTAGGTGGTGTCGTTGCTAAGCTGTTTACAGATAAATATGCCTATCGTGTCAAATCATTAACCACCATAGCTGCAAAAAAAGATGATTTGATTCACAGTTTTACACAGTTATTAATTAAATATCAAGATGAAATAGCTGGATTTAATAAATCAGAAGCTTATATTTTATTGTTTTCAAAGCTGTTTAAAAATCAAGAAAATACGATGAAATGGTATCAAAAGCAAAAACTATATAGTACTAAGTCTGAAGATGATAGTGCGGCGGCAATTCGTTCATTAATTTTACACAAAGATGAACCAATATATATGAAAAAGCGCACGTGTGTACCAACTTTATTAATTAATGGTGAACATGATCCATTAATTCAAGATAAATTACATTTTAAATTAGAAGCGCACTTTTTAAATGTAACTAAAAAAATCTTTGATCATTCTGGTCACGCACCACATATTGAAGAGCCTAAAGCATTTTTAGAATACTATTTGAATTTTATTAAAGACATATCGTGA
- a CDS encoding alpha/beta hydrolase: MDLFTRKDGTSLHYSTLGEGYPIVLIHTVLDNYSVFNKLAAELAKSFQVVLIDLRGHGYSDKPRHIDIHDFADDIVALLKYLYIEEVSLICHEMAGFIGADMSVRYPQHTSSLVLVNPTSIEGELPEERLFRKYAHIIRNWDPEKQDKFLNKRKYYRPRKMNRFLKHVEDTNEISTKEEIQAVKDVFKRQGISKVYNDVEVPTMIIAGEFGERTTRLEAKEVADLIQNVDFKVYQESSAFPFVEEQEKFVEDATMFINEHHENKHV; encoded by the coding sequence ATGGATCTATTTACTAGAAAAGATGGAACATCATTACATTATAGTACGTTAGGCGAAGGTTATCCTATCGTGTTGATTCATACCGTGCTTGATAACTACTCGGTATTTAATAAATTAGCTGCAGAGCTTGCAAAATCATTTCAAGTTGTATTAATAGATTTAAGAGGGCACGGTTATTCAGATAAACCACGACACATTGATATACATGATTTTGCAGATGATATAGTAGCATTACTTAAATATTTATATATAGAAGAGGTATCATTGATTTGTCATGAAATGGCTGGCTTTATTGGAGCAGATATGTCAGTTCGATACCCACAGCATACCTCGTCACTTGTTTTAGTAAATCCAACTTCAATAGAAGGGGAATTACCTGAAGAACGTTTATTTAGAAAATATGCACATATTATTCGTAATTGGGATCCTGAAAAACAAGATAAATTTTTAAATAAGCGTAAGTATTATCGTCCTCGCAAAATGAACCGATTTCTTAAACATGTTGAAGATACAAATGAAATTTCAACTAAAGAAGAAATACAAGCTGTTAAAGATGTATTTAAAAGACAGGGTATTTCCAAAGTCTATAACGATGTTGAAGTTCCTACAATGATAATAGCAGGTGAATTTGGTGAAAGAACAACAAGGCTTGAAGCTAAAGAAGTGGCTGATTTAATACAAAATGTGGACTTTAAAGTATATCAAGAATCAAGTGCATTCCCATTTGTGGAAGAACAAGAAAAATTTGTTGAGGATGCAACAATGTTTATTAATGAACATCATGAAAATAAACATGTTTAA